CGTATTGATAGGCGGTATGCCAGCCAGTGTGATGGGCGATAATCATGTATGTGTAATACCCCCTCCGTCGGGGCACATAACGGCGAGTATCTTCCCGGTTGGGAGCGCTACCGTAAAGATCGGGGGTGTGGCTGCTATCAGAACAACAGACGCGTGTATATGCGGGGCTATGTCGGCTGTTGGCTGCCCCACGGTAATAATTGGCGGGTAAAATAAGATACGATATGGACATGTTAACATCATTTTTAGGTACGGGGTGGAAATTCCCGATACAGTTTACCAAGACAACCGGCAATGTTGAAATGTTAAGCGATGAAGACGATATTCAAAGCAGTCTCCACGTGCTTCTTTTAACCCGGATCGGCGAAAGGATCATGCAGCCTTCCTATGGTTGTAACC
Above is a window of Mucilaginibacter ginsenosidivorans DNA encoding:
- a CDS encoding PAAR domain-containing protein translates to MPAAARVGDVTNHGGTIVGPGCATVLIGGMPASVMGDNHVCVIPPPSGHITASIFPVGSATVKIGGVAAIRTTDACICGAMSAVGCPTVIIGG